In Rhodohalobacter sp. 614A, the sequence AATTGTTCTCTTCTATCTATCAACTTTTCCTTTCGGTTTTGATCAAAAAGAGAATGAATATAATTACTGGCTTGGTCATTTATTGATTCAAAGGCACGAAGTTGATTGGTTAATTCGAAAACGGCTGATTGGTTTTGTACGACCCCAAAGTTCCCCGGAACCTCGCTTATCATCTCATAAGCTTCGTAATACCCATTTGAATGTACATAATTCGTAAATGCTTTGTAAGCGGATTCCGGGTTTTTATAAACGCGGCTAAATCCTTCATCTATCTTTTTCTTTAGTTGTTGGACTTCCGGTGAACTATCAATTAGAGCCAGTTCGGTTTCAATTCGTTTGATCGCCTTTTTCGTTATATTTTTTACGGTTTCAAGCTCTTCCTGCGCTTGGATAGCCAGAGCTTTCCTAACCATTCGATCCCCTATCTCTGAATGAATACCACGCTCTCTCTCTTTGTCGTATCGATCAAAATGATCATTAAAACGTTTCTCCAGATTTTTTTTTGAGAAAGCCCTTGATACATGACTGGCGGCAACGGGATCTTTCCCATCTGTTATGACCAGCCCCTGCCCTCTTTTTTCAAGCCACATATCATGGTATGCAAGAATCTCGTCAAATTTTTCAAACGATTTTGCTTCAAAAAGAAACTCTTTTAATGCTTTCGCTTTTAGCTTCGGTGGACGCAAATCAACCTTTTCTGGATCATAGCCAAAACCGGCAGCTGCTTCCTTTTTTTCTGTTTCTCTTTTTAGCTCCCAAATCTCTGGAGCCCTTCCATCAAATTGCACCTTTTTTCCATGATCTGTGTGTTTCCCCGGTACCTGGCGCCAACCAAACTCTTTTTCCATCGATCTCGCAAATTCTTCCAGTCGCTGATACTCTTTTTTTACGATTTTTCTATCTCTTCCCTCCCCCGAATATTCATAGTTTTCCCATGCCAGGGTTGACTCCGGATGAACGCGATTAACGACAAAATGAAGATGAGGGTGCCTTCGATCATTATGAGCAATAATAACAGCTTCATATTCTTCAAGTCCGATGCGGTTTAAAAATCGCGCTCCAACATCTTTCATTTGTTCAGGTGTTGGATGATCCCCCGGATCCCAACTCAACATTCTGTGATAAAGAGGAGTCTTGCACCGAGAAGACATGCCGGCAGTAAATTCCATTTCCTTTGCAATATTTTCCGGCTCCAGTTCAGCAAGATTGTACGTTTCCATCCAACTCATTTTCTGTTCCTGGCATAAGTATTTTAGCAGACTGCCAAAATGCTTATTACCATTTTTTGGATGCTTAAAAATCATGCTCTCCCCTTTTGAAGGGCTTCGCGTAGCTCACCCATTACGTTACTCAATTCAAATCGAGCTTGATCTACTTTTTTTTCGACGGGCGCTTCCTTTGTTGTATTTGCTACCCGTGCAATTTGGTTCAAATTGTTTCCAATTCGTTTGAGTTCTAGACGAAGTTCTTCCGCTTGGCTCTGAGTAACAATAATGCTTGGATTTTTTACAGCCTGTGGGCGTTGACCAAGAGCAACCTGCCTGCAGTAGTTCCCTTTGGATAGGCCCGCTTTTGTGGCTGCTTTTTTTATGAAATT encodes:
- a CDS encoding relaxase/mobilization nuclease domain-containing protein, whose translation is MIFKHPKNGNKHFGSLLKYLCQEQKMSWMETYNLAELEPENIAKEMEFTAGMSSRCKTPLYHRMLSWDPGDHPTPEQMKDVGARFLNRIGLEEYEAVIIAHNDRRHPHLHFVVNRVHPESTLAWENYEYSGEGRDRKIVKKEYQRLEEFARSMEKEFGWRQVPGKHTDHGKKVQFDGRAPEIWELKRETEKKEAAAGFGYDPEKVDLRPPKLKAKALKEFLFEAKSFEKFDEILAYHDMWLEKRGQGLVITDGKDPVAASHVSRAFSKKNLEKRFNDHFDRYDKERERGIHSEIGDRMVRKALAIQAQEELETVKNITKKAIKRIETELALIDSSPEVQQLKKKIDEGFSRVYKNPESAYKAFTNYVHSNGYYEAYEMISEVPGNFGVVQNQSAVFELTNQLRAFESINDQASNYIHSLFDQNRKEKLIDRREQLRSTFLDTISQISTVKRQSGKAAARLLAQTEEGRDLLKLNREVQRGVRVVQAVISFHRSLQRLSNGKGPSVSKQLMKSIGIPSSAIALKSVESCSKMLLREAENNRSQGLTR
- a CDS encoding plasmid mobilization protein, with protein sequence MPKQKNRGKRDQMIGVWCSEEEFNFIKKAATKAGLSKGNYCRQVALGQRPQAVKNPSIIVTQSQAEELRLELKRIGNNLNQIARVANTTKEAPVEKKVDQARFELSNVMGELREALQKGRA